CGCCGGCTCAATCGCGCTGTGAGAGCGGCCAGCGGCCGCTCCGTCGGTCAGCCTGTATGTGATCAGCGGTTGTAGTGCACCGGTACTTCCAGCGTCTCTTTCACCTGCTCCATGACCACATAACTGGTGCACTCCTGTACTTCCGGCAGTGTCAGCAGGGTCTCGCCGTAGAAGCGGCGATAGGCATTCATATCTGCCACCCGCGCCTTGATCAGGTAGTCAAAATTCCCCGATACCAGATAGCATTCCTGCACCTCCGGCAGCGCCGCCACGGCGTTGCGGAACTCCTCGAACGCGTCCTGAGCCGAGCGGTTCAGGCGGATCTGCACGAACACCACCAGCGCCGCGTCGAGAAACTCCGGGTTGATCAGCGCCGTATAGCCCTGGATTACGCCATCTCCCTCCAGGCGCCGCACCCGCTCGATACAGGGGGTGGCGGTCAGCCCCACCTCGCGCGCGAGCTCGGCATAGCTGGTGCGGCCATTCTTTTGCAGTACCCGCAGGATGTTGCGGTCAATGGTGCTCAGTTCATTGGCGCGTCTGCGCATGGTGTTCCCTCGGTTGAATCGATCAATTAACGGGCATTCTGGTGCCTCATCCAGTGGATTCCACTGGTTGGGGGTGAAAAATAACATAAATTCCCTCGGTGGGCGGCTCTATACTGGGTGAAATCGCAGAAGCAGGGTAACTGCACCCATCACCGGATAAGTGGCCTGAGTGCCAACAACGAGGAGTACAAGAAATGTTGATAGGTGTCCCGAAAGAGATCAAAAACCACGAGTACCGTATCGGCCTGACGCCGGCCAGTGTTCGTGAGCTGATCGGTCACGGTCACGAGGTGATCGTGCAGAAAGACGGTGGTTCCGCCATCGGCTTTACCGACGAAATGTACGAGCAGGCAGGTGCCAAGATCATCGATTCTCCGGAAGAGATCTTCGCTACCGCCGACATGATCGTCAAGGTCAAGGAGCCGCAGCCGCACGAGTGCGAGATGCTGCGCCCGGGCCAACTGCTGTACACCTACCTGCACCTGGCGCCCGATCCCAAGCAGACCGAGCTGCTGGTCAAGTCCGGCGCTACCTGTATCGCCTATGAAACCGTAACCGATCGCTCCGGCGCGTTGCCGCTGCTGGCACCGATGTCTGAAGTGGCCGGCCGTATGTCCGTACAGTGCGGCGCCCACCACCTGGAGAAAGCCCAGGGTGGTCTCGGCGTACTGCTGGGCGGCGTGCCCGGTGTGGCCCCGGCCAAGGTACTGGTGATCGGTGGCGGTGTCGTGGGTACCAACGCGGCCAAAATGGCCCTGGGTATGGGCGCCGACGTCACTATTCTGGATCGCTCCCTGCCGCGTCTGCGTCAGCTGGACGATATCTTCGGCGGCGCTGTGCGCACCGAATACTCCACCAACGACGCTATTGAGAAACACGCGCTGGAAGCGGACCTGGTAATCGGTGCGGTACTGATTCCGGGTGCGGCGGCGCCGAAGCTGCTGACCCGCGACCATATCAGTCGCATGAAGAAGGGCGCTGTGGTTGTGGACGTGGCCATCGACCAGGGCGGTTGCTTCGAAACCTCCAAGGCTACCACCCACCAGGAGCCGACTTACGTCGTCGACGGCGTGGTGCACTACTGCGTGGCCAACATGCCCGGCGGTGTTGCACGCACCTCCACCATGGCCCTGAACAACGCCACCCTGCCGTTTGCTGTGTCCCTGGCCAACAAGGGCGCCAAGCAAGCGCTGCTGGACGACGCCAACCTGCTGGAAGGCCTGAACGTTCACGCCGGTATGGTGACCTACAAGGCCGTTGCCGATGTACTGGGCTACGAATACGTGGATCCGAAACTGGCGCTGCAGAAGTCTGCCGTAGAGGAAGGCGCTGCCGCGTAACGAGATGGAAACTGCGGCCGCTGGCGCGGCCGCATTGAGAAATTTACTGCGACAGAACACGGGAAGTAACGCGCTTGTCGAATGTTTCAGTCTTTCTCCCCAGGGGCGCGCCCCCGCGCCCCGCTCTGTGAGACCCGGTGACCTCTCTGTCACCGTTCCGACCGCGCAATTGCGCGGTTTTTTTATTTTCGGGGATTGGTTTCTGTTGCCGAGGGCTCCGAACTGAATATTTCTCCGCCGTCTTCCCTGTATAAAGGGCTTTATCGCTTTGAAAGTTTTCTGTGCCTTAAGCGCGCTGTCGTGAATCTGTGGAAAAGAAAACCGCGCGCGATCTGTAGGGGCGGACACAGGGTCCGCCCCTACGGAACCGGGCTTTATCGATTTGACAGAGTCCTGTGCCTCAAGCGCTCGGTAGTGAACCTGTGCAAAAGAAATCTACGCGTGCCCGGTAACGGGAGTTGTGGATTGTTTCGGGTGACAGGGGCGTTAGCGCCCGGGAAACAGCCGTCCAAGTAGCACTGGTAGTGCCGTTTCCACCCGCAGGATTCGCGGACCCAGATGTACTGCGTCGAAGCCCGTCTCCTGCAGCTTTTCCACTTCGTAGGGAATAAAACCGCCCTCGGGGCCAATCGCCAGCGTGGTGGGGGAGGTGATATCCACAGGGCAGGGGGTGTCGGTGACCGGGTGGGCGACAAGTTTCCGTGATTCGGCGGCGATTGCCGGTAATTCGTCTTCGACAAACGGTTTGAAGCGCTTGCGTAGTTCTATCTGCGGCATGCGCGTATCCACGGCCTGTTCCAGGCCCAGCAGGCATTGCTCGCGCAGTTTGTCCCCATCCAGCCACGGGGTCTGCCAGTAAGACTTCTCCACCCGGTAGGCGTTGATCAGGTACAGCTTTTTGACCCCCAATGCGGTGGCGTGCTGGATGGTGCGCTTGAGCATTTTCGGCCGCGGCAGCGCCAGGATCAGGGCCAGCGGCAGGCCGGGCGGCGGGTCGCGGTGGAACTCGACCTGCAGTTCTGCAAAGTCGTCGTTCAGTTCACAGATGCGGCCGCTGCCGATCTGCCCGTCGAGCAGGCCGATGCGCAGGCTGTCGCCGGCGCCGGCGCGGTGGACCTGCTGGATATGCTGCAGGCGGCGCCCATCCAGGCGCGCGCGGTCCGGCGCGATGAAGTCAGCGGTTTCGAGGAGAACGAGATTCAAGCGGAGGCGCTCATATGGTCGTGAGTGGCGGGTTCAGGTGGCGGCGCTGGCAATGGCGCCTTTGCCGATGCCCTCGTAGGCGCGCACAGTGACCTGGCGGCCGGGTTCCTCAGCCGCAATCTGCACGGCGATATACTGGGCCAGTTGCTCGACAGTGGTATCGCAGTCCACCAGCTCGCAGCGCGCGGCGGGAATGGTCAGCGCGAAATCCCCCTGGCGGGCGCGGTAGGCGAAATCCAGGGCATCGTTGCCGGCGGGGGCGGACAGGTCCTCGCGGGTACCCAGGTAGATATCCCGCCAGCGCTCGGCCCACTTGGCCTCCCACGGCTGGCTGCGCGCGCCGTCGAGCAAGATCTGGATGCGCGAACGATGGCCGTGGGCGATGCGCTGGCAGTTGCCGTCGTGCTTTTTGAGGCCGTGGCTGTAGTGGTAGAAGGCATCGTCGATGGCTTCACAGTCAAACGTCAGGTGCAGCTTTTCGACACTGGTGGGAAAGGCGCTGGCCAGTTGCTGCACGCTCCAGCGCGCGACACTGTCGCCATCGATGGCTTCCGCCTCTACCAGCGCAAACGCCTGCGCCGGCCCGCTGACAGCGATCTCGCCGCCATCGGCCAGCTGCCAGCGCAGCGCCACCCGGTCCCCGTCGCGCTGCAGCCGCAGGTGCGGTGAGGCGGTGGGTACCAGCAGGCGGTGATCCAGTTCATCGTCCAGCCAGTTGCGCAGGGTTTTCTTGACGATACCGAAGTCGCACACCATGCCCTGATCGTCGAGGGCGCCGTCGAGGACCGCGTTGGCCAGCCAGGTTTCGCCCACCAGGCCGCGCTGGTGATCGAGGTAGCTGAAATCCACATTGGTGAGGTTGTCGACAAACAGATGCATAAAGTTCTTCGATCTCTGGGGTTGCGATATGGCCGGGTTGCGGGCCCGACTGGGGGCCGGATCCGTTCGCGGTCATTATAACCTGTATACAGGGCTGGAACTCGCGCCGATGAGTCTCTATAATCGCGCCCTCTTCGCTGCTAAGGGTATTCCCGCAGTGGAGATGTTGCGGCGGCCCTTCCGGTCCCCTCGCAATGAACAGCTGTGAACCCCGCCAGGCCCGGAAGGGAGCAACGGTAGCAGTGGTATCATGTGCCGAGGGTGTTGCTGGTTGGGCTGCCTCCAATTTCCCCCCTTCCCGCTGATCGTTTTCCCTGCGCCCCGTATTCCCACACCGGAAAATCTCACTGCTTTGCTACCCGATTGGGGAATTCTGTGCCTATGTGGAGGCACAGCCCGCGCCGCTATCCCAGCGCAGCGCGCCTGTATGCTATAAACGACGACACCAATCCGGAATCGATAACACCGTTCCGGTAAGTCCAATACTGTTCAGAGGGAACTGATGAAGACCATTGCCCTGGCGATGATTGCCGCCACCCTGGTACTTGCCGGCTGCGACGGCGATCGCGCCGCAGAGCCGCCAACCCTGACCTCCAAAGTCGCCGCGCAGGAAGAGGCCACCGCGCAGGGCGAGGTCGCCGGCACGCGTGCGGCGCTGACCGCCGACGACGCCAAGGCATTCCTCACCGACGCGCAGGCACAGCTGGCCAAGCTGTCGGAGGAATCCAGCCATGCGAGCTGGCTGGCGGCCACCTATATCAATGTGGATTCCGAGTTCGTCGAGTCCCTCGCGTCCGAGCGCTACACCGCCCTGGCGGTCAAGCTGGCCTCGGAGGCGGCTAAATTCGATCCGGTGACGCTGGACCCCGAAACCCGCCGCCAACTGACCATGCTCAAGCAGAGCCTGGTACTGCCGGCACCGAAAGATCCGAAGTTGACCGCGGAGCTGGCGCAGATCGGCTCCAAGCTGCAGGGCATGTACGGCGCCGGCAAATATTGCCGCGACCAGAAGGGCGAGGAGAAGTGCTACTCGCTGACCGAAATGGGCCAGCTGATGGCCACCAGCCGCGACCCCAAGCTGCTCAAGGAGTTGTGGGTCGGCTGGCGCAAAGTGGCGCCGCCGATGAAGCCGCTGTACGAGCGTGAGGTGGAAATCGCCAACGCCGGCGCCAGGGACCTGGGTTACGACAACCTGAGTGTGATGTGGCGCTCCAAGTACGATATGGATGCGGACGCCTTTTCCGCGGACATGGATGCGCAGTGGAACAAGGTTAAGCCGCTCTACAACGCACTTTACTGCCATGTGCGCGCCAAGCTGAACGATTACTACGGCGACGACGTGGTGCCGCCCCACGGCAAGATTCCCGCGCACCTGCTCGGTAATATGTGGGCGCAGGAGTGGGGCAATATTTACGATATCGTCAAAGACGACAATATGCAGGCGCCCTACGACCTGACCAAGCTGGTGCAGGACTCCGGCATGGGCGAGCGGGACATGGTCAAGGTGGGTGAGCGCTTCTTTACCTCGCTGGGCTTCAAGCCGCTGCCGCAGACCTTCTGGGAGCGCTCGCAGTTCACCAAGCCGCGCGACCGCGACGTGGTGTGCCATGCGAGTGCCTGGGACCTGGATGCCAAGAACGATGTGCGCATCAAGATGTGCATCCACAAGACCGGCGAAGACCTGGTGACCATTCACCACGAGCTGGGGCACAACTTCTACCAGCGCATCTACCAGGACCAGCCGTTCCTGTACCAGGACGGTGCCAACGACGGTTTCCACGAGGCGGTGGGCGACACCATCGCGCTGTCGATTACCCCCAAATACCTGAAACAGATCGGCCTGCTGGACAAGGTGCCGGACCAGAGCAAGGATCTCGGCTTCCTGATGCAGCAGGCGCTGGACAAGATTGCCTTCCTGCCGTTCGGCCTGCTGGTAGACAAGTGGCGCTGGGAAGTCTTTAACGGCGACGTGAAGCCCGGTGATTACAACAAGGCCTGGTGGAAGCTGCGCGAGGAATACCAGGGCATAGCACCGCCGGTGGCGCGTTCGGAGGCCAACTTCGATCCGGGCGCCAAATACCATATTCCCGCCAATACACCCTATGCGCGCTACTTCCTCGCGCGTATCCAGCAGTTCCAGTTCCACCGCGCCCTGTGCGAGGCCGCCGGCGAAACCGGCCCGCTGCACCGCTGCTCCATCTACAAGAACACCGCCGCCGGCAAGAAACTGCGCAAGATGCTCGCCATGGGCGCCAGCAAGCCGTGGCCCGACGCCATGGAAGTGCTCACCGGCCAGCGCGAACTGGATGCTTCGGCGATCATCGACTATTTCCAGCCGTTAATGGACTACCTCAACGAACAAAACAAAAACCGCGACTGCAGCTGGGATTAGCTGCGCGCTTAGCGAGCACGGCTCGCTGCGCAGCTAATCGACCGGCCATGGATGGCCGGGCCGGTGCTAGAGCGAACACTCATATGTAACGCCAGGGATGGCGATATTGCGGTCGGCTGTTTCCGCGAAGCTAATCGACCGGCCATGGGCCGCAGGCGCCGTGAATGCCCGCAGCGGCCGGGCAGCCCTTCGGGCGAACACAAGGTTCGCCCCTACGGAACAGGCTTTGTTGTGCCGAAAAAGCTCAGTGCCTCAACTGGCCCGTAGCGCAACGGTGGAAATGCACACCGGACTCGATCTGCAGGGGCGAACCTTGTGTTCGCCCGGCTCGCCGGCCCACCCCAATCCTCTCTTCCCGGGAACGCGGCACGCCAGCTCCGCATTTTCACATCGTTTCAAAACTGCGCCTGCGCGGTGAGCCACAGCTTGTCCGTATCCACGCTGAAGTCGTCGGCGCTGTAACTG
This region of Microbulbifer sp. SAOS-129_SWC genomic DNA includes:
- a CDS encoding Lrp/AsnC ligand binding domain-containing protein — encoded protein: MRRRANELSTIDRNILRVLQKNGRTSYAELAREVGLTATPCIERVRRLEGDGVIQGYTALINPEFLDAALVVFVQIRLNRSAQDAFEEFRNAVAALPEVQECYLVSGNFDYLIKARVADMNAYRRFYGETLLTLPEVQECTSYVVMEQVKETLEVPVHYNR
- the ald gene encoding alanine dehydrogenase, yielding MLIGVPKEIKNHEYRIGLTPASVRELIGHGHEVIVQKDGGSAIGFTDEMYEQAGAKIIDSPEEIFATADMIVKVKEPQPHECEMLRPGQLLYTYLHLAPDPKQTELLVKSGATCIAYETVTDRSGALPLLAPMSEVAGRMSVQCGAHHLEKAQGGLGVLLGGVPGVAPAKVLVIGGGVVGTNAAKMALGMGADVTILDRSLPRLRQLDDIFGGAVRTEYSTNDAIEKHALEADLVIGAVLIPGAAAPKLLTRDHISRMKKGAVVVDVAIDQGGCFETSKATTHQEPTYVVDGVVHYCVANMPGGVARTSTMALNNATLPFAVSLANKGAKQALLDDANLLEGLNVHAGMVTYKAVADVLGYEYVDPKLALQKSAVEEGAAA
- a CDS encoding 16S rRNA (uracil(1498)-N(3))-methyltransferase encodes the protein MNLVLLETADFIAPDRARLDGRRLQHIQQVHRAGAGDSLRIGLLDGQIGSGRICELNDDFAELQVEFHRDPPPGLPLALILALPRPKMLKRTIQHATALGVKKLYLINAYRVEKSYWQTPWLDGDKLREQCLLGLEQAVDTRMPQIELRKRFKPFVEDELPAIAAESRKLVAHPVTDTPCPVDITSPTTLAIGPEGGFIPYEVEKLQETGFDAVHLGPRILRVETALPVLLGRLFPGR
- a CDS encoding 6-carboxytetrahydropterin synthase, with product MHLFVDNLTNVDFSYLDHQRGLVGETWLANAVLDGALDDQGMVCDFGIVKKTLRNWLDDELDHRLLVPTASPHLRLQRDGDRVALRWQLADGGEIAVSGPAQAFALVEAEAIDGDSVARWSVQQLASAFPTSVEKLHLTFDCEAIDDAFYHYSHGLKKHDGNCQRIAHGHRSRIQILLDGARSQPWEAKWAERWRDIYLGTREDLSAPAGNDALDFAYRARQGDFALTIPAARCELVDCDTTVEQLAQYIAVQIAAEEPGRQVTVRAYEGIGKGAIASAAT
- a CDS encoding M2 family metallopeptidase — translated: MKTIALAMIAATLVLAGCDGDRAAEPPTLTSKVAAQEEATAQGEVAGTRAALTADDAKAFLTDAQAQLAKLSEESSHASWLAATYINVDSEFVESLASERYTALAVKLASEAAKFDPVTLDPETRRQLTMLKQSLVLPAPKDPKLTAELAQIGSKLQGMYGAGKYCRDQKGEEKCYSLTEMGQLMATSRDPKLLKELWVGWRKVAPPMKPLYEREVEIANAGARDLGYDNLSVMWRSKYDMDADAFSADMDAQWNKVKPLYNALYCHVRAKLNDYYGDDVVPPHGKIPAHLLGNMWAQEWGNIYDIVKDDNMQAPYDLTKLVQDSGMGERDMVKVGERFFTSLGFKPLPQTFWERSQFTKPRDRDVVCHASAWDLDAKNDVRIKMCIHKTGEDLVTIHHELGHNFYQRIYQDQPFLYQDGANDGFHEAVGDTIALSITPKYLKQIGLLDKVPDQSKDLGFLMQQALDKIAFLPFGLLVDKWRWEVFNGDVKPGDYNKAWWKLREEYQGIAPPVARSEANFDPGAKYHIPANTPYARYFLARIQQFQFHRALCEAAGETGPLHRCSIYKNTAAGKKLRKMLAMGASKPWPDAMEVLTGQRELDASAIIDYFQPLMDYLNEQNKNRDCSWD